The proteins below come from a single Oxyura jamaicensis isolate SHBP4307 breed ruddy duck chromosome 1, BPBGC_Ojam_1.0, whole genome shotgun sequence genomic window:
- the POLQ gene encoding DNA polymerase theta: MARREDGGAPHNGGGAAAARGAGRAAPLGPRPPGPAVLSPPPGLNRSLRGSGGSPGKYQQVNVPEDQADKLLLASWGLPKAVLEKYHSLGVVQMFEWQAECLMLGQVLEGKNLVYSAPTSAGKTLVAELLILKQVLETRKKALFILPFVSVAKEKKCYLQALFQEVDVKVEGYMGSISPAGRFSSLDVAVCTIEKANGLINRLIEENQMDSLGVVVVDELHMLGDSHRGYLLELLLTKVRYVTEKVAKRRTKTTSPGVGGIQIVGMSATLPNLGVLASWLDAELYCTDFRPVPLMEWVKIGNNIYDSSMNLVREFQPKLQLKGDEDHVVSLCYETVCDGHSVLLFCPSKNWCEKLADIIAREFYSLQQAESCGRNSSLSPVVVDREGIDEVLDQLKRSLSGLDSVLQRTLPWGVAFHHAGLTFDERDIIEGAFRQGLIRVLAATSTLSSGVNLPARRVIIRTPMFGGKLLDILTYKQMAGRAGRKGVDTEGESILVCKPSERSKGTALLQGSLKPVCSCLLRREGEGVTSSMKRAILEIIVGGVANTPSDVETYASCTLLASSLSSSKWRNEKQQDKAQTGPIEACVAWLLENEFIQVLDSGSDEKAKVYHPTHLGSATLSSSLSPTEAMEIFADLQRAMKSFVLENDLHIVYLVTPVYEEWTTIDWYQFFCLWEKLPASMKRVAELVGIEEGFLARSVKGKIIAKTEKQHRQMAIHKRFFTSLALLDLISEVPLKDMTKKYGCSRGQLQSLQQSAATYAGMVTVFCNRLGWHNMELLLSQFQSRLTFGVHRELCDLVRVSLLNAQRARMLYNAGFVTVADLAKASPGEVATALKNSVPFKSGRRAVDEDEESAEERRTVRSIWMAGMKGLTESEAAFLIVEEARGLLQQDLALMGVQWNPESFLESDSSSMISNESELEDRPCRSNGERSSESSRVLSKKPCRGQHHNSLGSQVGNITNIKKGCKRRLSSSTANSRFENQVPCKKQAKAEERNDDTVHSARKRPNVSRDNEGGEGISQVKNEVDSRRAIPELPTEQGKTPTLRKMSSASRLIRSMDAHLNRTRNKNAVSKLQSSLLEDSSMLNIDKEKPSTFHPSISKDIFFSDQNNKEFLEKRSVAHKVSNSVQMGEINGGRKDKMEELFTGSSTSNEGVPKGRACFQATVILQGAPRVNMETHDAVESPVVPATARIQRNKYIDDRLNKVNKMQTDVSCAEEMTAKQHSALGTDHCNVCASCSGNGCVRDGSRKQKPAHFCPGDDKSCHVQIQNGDKNGSEKPNGILLHAGVLQKGNRHPKGFLKDSLVNSRVVCDAGGVQNGSSSAPFCDCRDFEDSLQLDTQTESIIKQEAAAGITGQQGVECSELAAVPQQETFRKLKTLQTENATGERLPATVRKLGLSSLITTNNIIKSTDQHCSNKVLESVDLNVQPIAKEIESAPFLKESDFSVTDSQLHSFLQDYQTQNSVKEETASKGPSKATSPLGREQEQVECHPVTETSLNMSDSLLFDDSFSNVSDLSAMQAVEADRKEPAGRQGALLPADGLSQNVRPVQNKSDVSDSQKEHEDPAQCNDASLAFSDLIAEVLDHENSPSFLGDLPSPFHGQSRLRNPVICNNDPNPNVLVDQGEKLQSSQQTLEEKTHPVACTDHSFELSPGLQDVLDKWPSPSGIDPVSVNLQSSCLKGKLVASIANQEPDAVFKFDHRQAGPLPNCQDLKDHYRIKEHKTEDLDVQKSDCVTLKVKGSNRTSCPPPDNSNGFIPPTPPKELFPQSSVSLSVKSTRKRQVACVKEGQLVQPQQSSKGDAEQQEKTLQFNLGSVDPIETDKTKDDSTIDQGFSLQLSQDVFPLIPLSAESFTIIDVASDKVLFQTFLAEWKEKSRFSISVACERTERLLSPKSTIGGRFRQVSSPQRMQVKDDGFPVQGCEDILVVGLAVCWGGKDAYYISLQEMQDQNEISLSLAPPPLDKNLSVTERLQHLQLYLQKKQERSLVMYNFIQHYKTLVMACGISLEGSFEDPKVACWLLDSGSKERTLHSMVTTFLPNELPLLEGVGTGQGVQSLGLSASRDHSGRYRAAIESVLIFNVMNQLHDELQKQNLTDVFSKVEMPSHYCLALLELNGIGFSTAAYETQKQVMQAKLTEIETKAYQLAGHSFSLTSPDDIAEVLFLELKLPQNGDVAVQRNKKTLGYTRRTTAKGNMVRLSKQFSTTKDVLEKLKTLHPLPGLILEWRRINNAITKVVFPLQREKRLNSVLGMERIYPVSQTHTATGRVTFTEPNIQSVPRDFAIEMPTVVEESPPFRAVYCCAVSGSRGRRHSSILSNGVNIQDEDRSKGRGIPFSVSMRHAFVPFPGGLILSADYSQLELRILAHLSRDCRLIEALNRGSDVFKTIAAEWKMIEPEAVGDSTRQQAKQICYGIIYGIGAKSLGEQMGIDENDAANYIESFKSRYTGIQKFLKETVRSCRRDGFVQTILGRRRYLPAIGDPNPYSKAHAERQAVNTTVQGSAADIVKTATVNIQRRLEAFSSVIKSHGHLESSFQRDKTGRLSGKRNRGMLHPISGGFFILQLHDELLYEVAEDDVIQVAQIVKHEMENAVKLSVKLNVKVKIGPSWGDLQDLDL; this comes from the exons GCCCTGTTTCAGGAGGTGGATGTAAAAGTTGAAGGCTACATGGGAAGCATCTCTCCAGCTGGAcgtttttcttctctggatgTTGCTGTCTGCACCATTGAGAAAGCCAATGGCCTCATCAATAGACTAatagaagaaaatcaaatggaCTCACTAG GAGTAGTGGTTGTGGATGAGTTGCATATGCTGGGAGACTCTCATCGAGGATATCTGTTGGAGCTCCTTCTGACCAAAGTTCGATATGTTACAGAGAAGGTTGCAAAACG ACGGACAAAGACAACCAGCCCTGGTGTTGGAGGGATACAGATAGTAGGCATGAGTGCTACCCTCCCTAACTTGGGCGTCCTAGCCTCCTGGTTAGATGCAGAGTTGTACTGTACGGATTTTCGCCCTGTGCCCCTCATGGAGTGGGTGAAAATTGGCAACAACATTTATGACTCTTCCATGAATCTGGTGCGAGAATTCCAGCCCAAACTTCAACTGAAG GGAGATGAAGACCATGTTGTGAGCCTGTGTTATGAAACTGTTTGTGATGGCcattcagttctgcttttctgtccaTCCAAGAATTGGTGTGAGAAGCTGGCAGACATCATTGCCAGGGAATTCTACAGTTTGCAACAAGCTGAGA gTTGTGGAAGAAACTCATCCCTTTCTCCAGTTGTTGTGGACAGAGAAGGAATAGATGAGGTCCTGGATCAGCTAAAGCGCTCTCTATCAGGTCTGGATTCTGTGCTCCAACGTACTTTGCCATGGGGAGTGGCATTTCATCATGCAG GTCTTACTTTTGATGAACGGGACATAATTGAAGGAGCCTTTCGCCAGGGCTTGATTAGAGTTCTAGCAGCAACATCCACTCTCTCTTCTGGAGTGAATTTGCCTGCACGCCGAGTAATTATACGAACTCCCATGTTTGGTGGCAAACTGCTGGACATCCTCACTTACAAGCAGatggctggcagggctggcaggaaaGGCGTAGACACAGAGG GTGAGAGCATTTTAGTTTGCAAGCCCTCAGAAAGATCAAAAGGAACTGCTCTACTTCAGGGATCTCTCAAGCCTGTTTGCAGTTGTTTGCTtagaagagaaggggaaggtgTTACTTCAAGCATGAAGCGAGCAATACTTGAG ATCATAGTGGGAGGAGTGGCCAACACACCAAGTGATGTGGAGACCTATGCTTCTTGCACTCTTCTTGCATCCAGCTTGAGCAGTAGCAAGTGGAGAAACGAGAAACAGCAAGACAAAGCACAGACTGGACCTATTGAGGCTTGTGTAGCATGGCTGCTGGAGAACGAATTCATTCAGGTTCTGGACTCTGGCAGTGATGAGAAAG caAAGGTTTATCATCCCACACATCTTGGCTCAGCtactctttcctcttctctttcaccTACTGAAGCAATGGAAATTTTTGCTGACCTGCAGAGAGCTATGAAAAGCTTTGTTCTGGAGAACGACCTGCATATCGTCTATTTG GTTACCCCAGTGTATGAGGAGTGGACCACAATTGATTGGTACCAGTTTTTCTGCTTATGGGAGAAGCTGCCTGCTTCAATGAAACGTGTGGCTGAGCTGGTGGGGATTGAAGAAGGCTTTCTGGCCCGCTCTGTAAAAGGCAAAATCATAGCTAAGACAGAGAAACAGCACAGACAAATGGCAATCCACAAAAG gtTTTTCACTAGTCTTGCCCTTCTGGATTTAATCAGTGAGGTTCCCTTAAAAGATATGACCAAGAAATATGGTTGCAGTCGTGGCCAGCTTCAGTCCTTGCAGCAGTCTGCTGCCACCTATGCAG GAATGGTAACAGTTTTCTGTAATCGACTGGGCTGGCACAACATGGAGCTGTTGCTCTCCCAGTTCCAGAGCCGCCTCACTTTTGGGGTTCACAGGGAGCTTTGTGACCTGGTACGAGTCTCTCTGCTGAATGCACAGCGTGCCAGGATGCTGTACAACGCTGGCTTTGTCACAGTGGCTGATCTTGCTAAAGCCAGTCCTGGTGAAGTGGCAACTGCTCTGAAGAATTCAGTACCATTCAAAAG TGGTCGTAGGGCTgtggatgaagatgaagaatcAGCAGAGGAGCGTCGGACTGTGCGCAGCATCTGGATGGCTGGAATGAAGGGTTTAACTGAAAGTGAAGCAGCTTTCCTCATTGTGGAAGAAGCCAGGGGACTTCTCCAGCAGGATTTGGCACTGATGGGTGTGCAGTGGAACCCAGAGTCTTTTCTTGAGTCTGATTCATCCTCTATGATCAGCAATGAGTCAGAGCTAGAAGACAGACCATGTAGATCAAATGGAGAGAGGTCTTCTGAGTCTTCTAGGGTGTTAAGCAAAAAACCGTGCAGAGGTCAGCATCATAATAGCCTTGGTTCTCAGGTTGGAAacattacaaatattaaaaagggaTGCAAAAGGCGACTAAGCAGTAGTACAGCAAACTCCAGATTTGAGAACCAAGTCCCATGTAAGAAACAAGctaaagcagaggaaagaaatgatgaCACTGTGCACAGTGCTAGAAAACGTCCCAATGTGAGCAGAGATAATGAAGGTGGGGAAGGAATTTCTCAGGTCAAAAATGAGGTAGATTCCAGGAGAGCAATTCCAGAACTCCCTACGGAGCAAGGAAAGACACCAACATTGagaaaaatgtcttcagctTCTAGACTGATAAGAAGTATGGACGCACATTTAAACCGGACTAGgaacaaaaatgctgtttcaaaaCTGCAGAGCTCACTACTTGAAGATTCAAGTATGCTTAACATAGATAAAGAAAAACCTTCTACCTTCCACCCCAGCATttctaaagatatttttttttcagaccaaaataataaggaatttttagaaaaaaggTCTGTAGCTCACAAAGTCTCAAATTCTGTACAGATGGGGGAAATCAATGGTGGGAGGAAAGATAAAATGGAGGAGTTGTTTACAGGGTCTTCAACCTCTAATGAAGGTGTGCCTAAGGGAAGAGCATGTTTTCAGGCAACTGTTATATTACAGGGTGCTCCACGTGTCAACATGGAGACGCATGATGCTGTAGAGAGTCCAGTAGTACCTGCTACTGCTAgaatacagagaaacaaatatattgATGATAGGCTGAATAAAGtcaataaaatgcaaacagatgtGAGCTGTGCTGAGGAAATGACTGCTAAGCAGCACTCTGCTTTAGGCACAGATCATTGTAATGTGTGTGCTAGCTGCTCTGGAAATGGATGTGTCCGTGATGGCAGCAGGAAACAGAAGCCTGCACATTTTTGTCCTGGTGATGATAAATCCTGCCATGTTCAGATCCAGAATGGTGACAAAAATGGGAGTGAAAAACCCAATGGAATATTGTTACACGCTGGAGTACTACAGAAAGGCAACAGACATCCTAAGGGTTTTCTGAAAGACTCTTTAGTAAATTCCAGAGTTGTTTGTGATGCAGGTGGTGTTCAAAATGGTTCGTCCTCTGCTCCTTTTTGTGACTGTAGAGACTTTGAAGACAGCTTACAGTTGGATACTCAGACTGAGAGCATAATaaaacaggaggcagcagctggaatCACAGGACAGCAGGGAGTAGAGTGTTCAGAGTTGGCGGCAGTACCACAGCAGGAAACCTTCAGGAAACTAAAGACTTTGCAGACTGAAAATGCTACTGGTGAAAGGCTACCTGCAACAGTAAGGAAACTGGGCTTATCAAGTCTTATCACAacaaataatattataaaaagCACAGATCAGCACTGCAGTAACAAAGTTTTGGAGTCTGTAGACTTAAATGTACAGCCTATAGCAAAAGAAATAGAGTCTGCACCTTTCCTTAAAGAAAGTGATTTCTCAGTGACTGACTCCCAGCTACACAGTTTCCTACAAGATTACCAGACCCAAAATTCAGTGAAAGAGGAGACTGCTTCAAAAGGTCCTAGTAAAGCAACCTCCCCTCTTGGCAGGGAGCAAGAACAAGTAGAATGCCATCCTGTCACTGAAACGAGCCTGAATATGAGTGATAGTTTGCTGTTTGATGATAGCTTCAGTAATGTCAGCGACCTTTCAGCTATGCAAGCTGTGGAAGCTGACAGAAAGGAACCTGCGGGAAGGCAGGGGGCTTTGCTTCCTGCAGATGGCCTTTCGCAGAATGTAAGGCCTGTTCAGAATAAATCTGATGTCAGTGACAGTCAGAAAGAGCATGAGGATCCAGCACAATGTAATGATGCCTCTCTAGCATTCTCTGATCTCATTGCTGAAGTGTTGGATCATGAAAACTCCCCGTCTTTTCTAGGAGatcttccttctccatttcaCGGCCAGTCTCGATTAAGAAACCCGGTGATTTGTAACAATGACCCCAATCCAAATGTTTTAGTGGATCAAGGTGAAAAGCTCCAGAGCAGCCAGCAAACTTTGGAAGAGAAAACCCATCCAGTGGCATGTACTGACCACTCTTTTGAACTGAGCCCAGGACTGCAGGATGTATTAGACAAATGGCCTAGCCCTTCAGGCATTGACCCAGTTTCAGTAAATCTGCAAAGCTCCTGCTTGAAAGGGAAGTTGGTTGCTTCTATTGCTAATCAAGAGCCAgatgcagtttttaaatttgATCATCGTCAGGCAGGACCTTTGCCCAATTGCCAGGATTTAAAAGACCATTACAGAattaaagaacacaaaacagaagacttGGATGTTCAGAAATCAGACTGTGTAACACTTAAGGTCAAGGGAAGCAACAGAACATCCTGTCCTCCACCAGATAACAGTAATGGGTTTATTCCTCCAACACCCCCCAAAGAACTTTTTCCCCAAAGTTCTGTATCTCTCTCTGTGAAATCTACAAGGAAGAGACAAGTTGCCTGCGTGAAGGAAGGGCAACTGGTTCAGCCACAGCAGAGTAGCAAAGgggatgcagagcagcaggaaaaaacactCCAGTTCAATTTGGGGAGTGTAGACCCAATTGAGACTGATAAGACAAAAGACGATTCCACTATAGACCAAGGCTTTTCGCTGCAGCTGTCTCAGGATGTTTTTCCACTCATTCCCTTAAGTGCTGAAAGTTTCACTATTATTGATGTAGCAAGTGACAAAGTACTTTTCCAGACTTTTCTTGCagaatggaaggagaaaagcagattcTCCATCTCAGTGGCATGTGAAAGAACAGAACGTCTGTTGTCGCCCAAATCAACGATTGGTGGCAGATTCAGACAAG tAAGTTCTCCCCAGAGGATGCAAGTTAAAGACGATGGATTTCCTGTCCAAGGCTGTGAAGACATCTTGGTAGTTGGACTGGCAGTGTGTTGGGGCGGAAAAGATGCCTACTATATCTCTTTACAGGAGATGCAAGACCAGAATG AAATCAGTCTGAGTTTGGCACCACCGCCTTTGGACAAAAACCTATCTGTAACAGAGAGATTGCAGCATCTGCAGCTCTACCTGCAGAAGAAGCAGGAGCGCTCACTTGTCATGTATAACTTCATTCAGCACTACAAGACCCTGGTGATGGCTTGTGGCATCTCCTTGGAAGGAAGTTTTGAGGACCCAAAG GTTGCATGTTGGCTGCTTGATTCTGGCTCTAAGGAACGTACACTTCACAGCATGGTAACTACATTTCTACCCAATGAGCTACCTCTGCTGGAAGGGGTTGGCACTGGCCAGGGAGTGCAAAGCCTGGGGCTTAGTGCCAGTAGAGATCATTCAGGGCGGTACAGAGCAGCAATAGAATCTGTGCTCATCTTCAACGTCATGAACCAACTCCATGATGAATTACAGAAGCAAAATCTGACAG ATGTGTTTTCTAAAGTGGAGATGCCCAGCCATTATTGTttggctctgctggagctgaaTGGCATTGGCTTTAGCACAGCAGCGTATGAAACCCAGAAACAGGTCATGCAAGCTAAACTAACTGAGATTGAGACCAAGGCGTATCAGCTGGCAGGCCACAGTTTCTCCTTGACCAGCCCTGATGACATTGCAGAG gttttgttcctGGAGCTGAAACTGCCACAAAATGGAGATGTGGCAGttcaaagaaacaagaaaactcTGGGTTACACCAGAAGAACAACTGCTAAAGGAAACATGGTTAGGTTGAGCAAGCAGTTCAGTACAACCAAG GATGTTTTGGAGAAATTAAAGACACTTCACCCGTTGCCAGGGCTCATATTAGAATGGAGGAGGATCAATAACGCCATTACTAAAGTGGTGTTTCCGCTACAGAGGGAAAAACGATTGAATTCAGTACTGGGAATGGAAAGGATATATCCAGTGTCACAGACTCACACAGCTACAG GTCGAGTAACTTTTACGGAGCCAAATATCCAGAGTGTGCCAAGAGATTTTGCGATCGAAATGCCCACTGTGGTTGAAGAAAGCCCACCTTTTCGAGCTGTTTATTGTTGTGCTGTTTCTGGCAGCAG AGGTAGAAGGCATTCCAGTATTTTGTCTAATGGTGTAAATATTCAGGATGAAGACAGATCTAAAGGAAGAGGAATCCCATTTTCTGTTAGCATGCGGCATGCCTTTGTTCCCTTCCCAG GTGGCTTAATCTTGTCTGCTGATTACTCTCAGCTTGAACTGAGGATCCTTGCTCATTTGTCTCGTGACTGTCGACTCATTGAAGCCTTGAACAGGGGTTCTGATGTCTTTAAAACCATTGCAGCAGAATGGAAGATGATTGAACCTGAAGCTGTTGGAGACAGCACCAGACAACAAGCTAAACAG ATTTGCTATGGAATCATCTATGGAATAGGAGCGAAATCTTTAGGCGAGCAGATGGGGATTGATGAAAATGACGCTGCCAATTACATTGAATCCTTCAAATCAAGATACACAG GGATTCAGAAATTCTTGAAGGAGACGGTaaggagctgcagaagagaCGGGTTTGTGCAGACCATCCTGGGGAGACGGAGATACCTGCCAGCTATTGGAGATCCAAATCCCTACAGTAAAGCCCAC GCAGAGCGTCAGGCTGTAAATACAACTGTTCAGGGATCTGCTGCAGACATTGTCAAAACAGCCACTGTGAACATTCAGAGACGCCTggaagctttctcttctgtgatcAAGTCCCATGGGCACCTGGAGAGCTCATTCCAAAGAGATAAAACAG GAAGGCTATCcgggaagagaaacagagggATGTTACATCCCATCAGCGGAGGTTTCTTTATCCTCCAGCTCCATGATGAGCTCCTCTATGAAGTTGCAGAGGATGATGTGATCCAG GTAGCTCAGATTGTCAAGCATGAGATGGAAAATGCTGTCAAACTCTCAGTAAAACTGAACGTTAAAGTGAAAATTGGACCTAGCTGGGGAGACCTGCAGGACCTGGATCTATAG